The following are encoded in a window of Mycobacterium decipiens genomic DNA:
- a CDS encoding SDR family NAD(P)-dependent oxidoreductase has product MTSNGKKTQKWSAADVGDQSGRVVVVTGANTGIGYHTAAVLACSGAHVVLAVRNLEKGNAALARITAVSSRADVTLQELDLSSLDSVRAAADSLRAAYPRIDLLINNAGVMWTPKQVTKDGFEMQFGTNHLGHFALTGLVLDHMLPVAGSRVVTVSSQGHRIRAAIHFDDLQWERGYDRVAAYGQAKLANLLFTYELQRRLAEAGKSTIAVAAHPGGSNTELTRNLPRLIRPVATVLGPLLFQSPQMGALPTLRAATDPTTQGGQYYGPDGLGEQRGHPKVVQSSAQSHDKDLQRRLWTVSEELTGVSFGIYDDR; this is encoded by the coding sequence ATGACCTCCAACGGCAAAAAGACCCAGAAATGGTCGGCCGCCGACGTCGGGGACCAAAGCGGGCGCGTCGTCGTCGTCACCGGCGCCAACACCGGCATCGGCTACCACACCGCCGCCGTGCTCGCCTGCAGCGGTGCGCACGTCGTGCTGGCGGTGCGCAATCTCGAGAAGGGCAACGCCGCGCTGGCGCGCATTACCGCCGTCAGCTCGCGCGCCGACGTCACCCTGCAGGAACTCGACCTGAGCTCGCTGGACTCGGTGCGCGCAGCCGCCGACTCGCTACGCGCGGCGTACCCGCGCATCGACTTGCTGATCAATAACGCCGGGGTGATGTGGACGCCGAAGCAGGTCACCAAGGACGGCTTCGAGATGCAGTTCGGCACCAACCATCTCGGTCACTTCGCACTGACCGGGCTGGTACTCGACCACATGCTGCCGGTCGCCGGTTCGCGGGTGGTGACCGTCAGCAGCCAGGGCCACCGGATTCGCGCCGCCATCCACTTCGACGACTTGCAGTGGGAACGCGGTTACGACCGCGTCGCCGCGTACGGGCAAGCCAAACTGGCCAACCTGCTGTTCACCTACGAGCTGCAACGGCGGCTGGCCGAGGCGGGCAAATCCACCATCGCCGTCGCCGCCCACCCCGGCGGCTCCAACACCGAGCTGACCCGCAATCTGCCGCGCCTTATCCGGCCCGTCGCTACCGTCCTCGGGCCGTTACTCTTCCAAAGTCCGCAGATGGGCGCCCTACCGACGCTGCGCGCCGCCACCGATCCGACCACGCAGGGTGGACAGTATTACGGCCCGGACGGTCTCGGCGAGCAGCGCGGCCACCCGAAGGTCGTCCAATCCAGCGCCCAGTCCCACGACAAAGACCTGCAACGCCGGCTGTGGACCGTCTCCGAAGAACTCACCGGCGTCAGCTTCGGAATCTACGACGACCGATAA
- the groL gene encoding chaperonin GroEL (60 kDa chaperone family; promotes refolding of misfolded polypeptides especially under stressful conditions; forms two stacked rings of heptamers to form a barrel-shaped 14mer; ends can be capped by GroES; misfolded proteins enter the barrel where they are refolded when GroES binds), whose translation MAKTIAYDEEARRGLERGLNSLADAVKVTLGPKGRNVVLEKKWGAPTITNDGVSIAKEIELEDPYEKIGAELVKEVAKKTDDVAGDGTTTATVLAQALVREGLRNVAAGANPLGLKRGIEKAVEKITETLLKGAKEVETKEQIAATAAISAGDQSIGDLIAEAMDKVGNEGVITVEESNTFGLQLELTEGMRFDKGYISGYFVTDAERQEAVLEDPYILLVSSKVSTVKDLLPLLEKVIQAGKPLLIIAEDVEGEALSTLVVNKIRGTFKSVAVKAPGFGDRRKAMLQDMAILTGGQVISEEVGLSLENADLGLLGKARKVVVTKDETTIVEGAGDTDAIAGRVAQIRQEIENSDSDYDREKLQERLAKLAGGVAVIKAGAATEVELKERKHRIEDAVRNAKAAVEEGIVAGGGVTLLQAAPVLDELKLTGDEATGANIVKVALEAPLKQIAFNSGLEPGVVAEKVRNLPAGHGLNAASGDYEDLLKAGVADPVKVTRSALQNAASIAGLFLTTEAVVADKPEKAAAPAGDPTGGMGGMDF comes from the coding sequence ATGGCCAAGACAATTGCGTACGACGAAGAGGCCCGTCGCGGCCTCGAGCGGGGCCTGAATAGCCTCGCCGACGCGGTAAAGGTGACGTTGGGACCCAAGGGTCGCAACGTCGTACTGGAGAAGAAGTGGGGTGCCCCCACGATCACCAACGATGGTGTGTCCATCGCCAAGGAGATCGAGCTGGAGGACCCGTACGAGAAGATCGGCGCCGAGCTGGTCAAGGAAGTCGCCAAGAAGACCGACGACGTCGCCGGCGACGGCACGACGACGGCCACGGTGTTGGCCCAGGCGCTGGTGCGCGAGGGCCTGCGCAACGTCGCGGCCGGCGCCAACCCGCTGGGTCTCAAGCGCGGCATCGAGAAGGCCGTCGAGAAGATCACCGAGACCCTGCTCAAGGGCGCCAAGGAGGTCGAGACCAAGGAACAAATTGCGGCCACCGCGGCGATTTCGGCGGGTGACCAGTCGATCGGTGACCTGATCGCCGAGGCGATGGACAAGGTCGGCAACGAGGGCGTTATCACCGTCGAGGAGTCCAACACCTTTGGCCTGCAGCTCGAGCTCACCGAGGGTATGCGGTTCGACAAGGGGTACATCTCGGGCTACTTCGTCACCGACGCCGAGCGTCAGGAAGCGGTCCTGGAGGATCCCTACATCCTGCTGGTCAGCTCCAAGGTGTCGACGGTCAAGGATCTGTTGCCGCTGTTGGAGAAGGTCATTCAGGCCGGCAAGCCGCTGCTGATCATTGCCGAGGACGTCGAGGGCGAGGCGCTTTCGACTCTGGTCGTGAACAAGATCCGCGGCACCTTCAAGTCCGTGGCGGTCAAGGCCCCGGGCTTCGGTGACCGCCGCAAGGCGATGCTGCAGGACATGGCGATCCTCACCGGTGGTCAGGTGATCAGCGAAGAGGTCGGCCTGTCGCTGGAGAACGCGGACCTGGGCCTGCTCGGTAAGGCGCGCAAGGTCGTCGTCACCAAGGATGAGACCACCATCGTCGAGGGTGCCGGTGACACCGACGCCATCGCCGGTCGGGTGGCGCAGATCCGCCAGGAGATCGAGAACAGCGACTCCGACTATGACCGCGAGAAGTTGCAGGAGCGGCTGGCGAAGCTCGCCGGTGGTGTCGCGGTGATCAAGGCCGGTGCCGCCACCGAGGTGGAGCTCAAGGAGCGCAAGCACCGCATCGAGGACGCGGTGCGTAACGCCAAGGCAGCCGTCGAGGAGGGCATCGTCGCCGGTGGTGGCGTGACCCTGCTGCAAGCGGCCCCGGTGCTGGACGAGCTGAAGCTCACCGGTGACGAGGCCACCGGCGCCAACATCGTTAAGGTGGCGCTGGAGGCTCCGCTGAAGCAGATCGCCTTCAACTCCGGGCTCGAGCCGGGCGTGGTGGCCGAGAAGGTGCGCAACCTTCCGGCGGGCCACGGCCTGAACGCGGCCTCCGGCGATTACGAGGATCTGTTGAAGGCAGGCGTTGCCGACCCGGTCAAGGTGACCCGTTCGGCGCTGCAGAACGCGGCGTCCATCGCGGGGCTGTTCCTGACCACCGAGGCCGTCGTGGCCGACAAGCCGGAGAAGGCGGCCGCTCCCGCGGGCGATCCCACCGGCGGCATGGGCGGCATGGACTTCTAG
- a CDS encoding PPE family protein, which yields MTSPHFAWLPPEINSALMFAGPGAGPLLAAAAAWGGLAEELLTSVASFSSVTSELTSGAWLGPSAAAMMTVATQYMAWLSAAAVQAEQAAAQATAIATAFETALAATVQPAVVAANRGLMQLLAATNWFGQNAPALMDVEAAYEQMWALDVVAMAGYHFDASAAAAHLAPWQQILRNLGIDIGKNGQINLGFGNTGTGNIGNNNVGNNNLGSGNTGSSNLGSGNTGSGNLGFCNLGDGNVGFGNTGSANVGFGITGDQQLGFGGCNSASGNLGFGHFGTGNVSLFNSASENMGIGDSGSTTSGLGRSGTVAAGFGGMNSLWNAGMPNAGLGGAVGSEAALASSASYATSGLGTAALNSGILGSALGSTGGLSPVLPSALNPGLTNAPVTAPASAPVGGLDSGGPSTAGPGAHTALRSSGTGSGIPKSNFYPSPDRESADVDPHIRQPVRSE from the coding sequence GTGACAAGCCCGCATTTTGCGTGGTTGCCGCCAGAGATCAATTCGGCACTAATGTTCGCCGGTCCCGGAGCGGGGCCGCTCCTTGCCGCGGCCGCAGCCTGGGGCGGGCTGGCCGAAGAATTGCTCACATCGGTGGCGTCATTCAGCTCGGTGACATCCGAGCTGACCAGCGGAGCATGGCTGGGCCCGTCGGCGGCGGCGATGATGACCGTCGCAACCCAGTACATGGCCTGGCTCAGCGCGGCGGCGGTTCAGGCGGAACAAGCGGCCGCACAAGCCACGGCCATTGCGACCGCGTTCGAGACGGCGCTGGCGGCCACGGTGCAGCCCGCGGTCGTAGCGGCCAATCGTGGCCTGATGCAGCTGCTGGCGGCCACGAACTGGTTTGGACAGAACGCCCCGGCCCTGATGGACGTCGAGGCCGCATACGAGCAGATGTGGGCGTTGGACGTGGTGGCGATGGCGGGTTACCACTTCGATGCGTCGGCGGCCGCCGCACACCTGGCGCCCTGGCAACAGATCCTGCGGAATCTCGGCATCGATATCGGCAAGAACGGCCAGATCAATCTGGGCTTCGGCAATACCGGCACGGGAAACATCGGCAACAACAACGTCGGCAATAACAACCTGGGCAGCGGAAACACCGGCAGCAGCAACCTGGGCAGCGGAAACACCGGCAGCGGCAACCTGGGCTTCTGCAACCTCGGCGACGGGAATGTCGGCTTCGGCAATACCGGTAGCGCGAATGTCGGGTTCGGCATCACCGGCGATCAGCAGTTGGGCTTCGGCGGCTGCAACTCGGCTAGCGGCAACCTCGGCTTCGGGCACTTCGGCACCGGGAACGTTAGCTTGTTCAATTCCGCCAGCGAAAACATGGGCATCGGCGATTCGGGCTCCACGACGAGCGGCCTGGGGCGTTCGGGGACGGTCGCCGCGGGCTTCGGCGGCATGAACAGCCTATGGAACGCGGGGATGCCGAACGCTGGCTTGGGCGGCGCGGTCGGCTCGGAAGCGGCCCTGGCTAGCTCCGCAAGCTACGCCACCAGCGGCTTGGGCACAGCAGCGTTGAACTCGGGCATCCTCGGCTCCGCCCTCGGATCAACGGGCGGACTCAGCCCGGTCCTGCCAAGTGCCCTCAACCCGGGCCTGACCAACGCGCCCGTCACCGCCCCGGCCAGTGCCCCGGTTGGCGGCTTGGACTCCGGCGGTCCGAGCACCGCTGGCCCCGGCGCCCACACGGCCCTGAGGAGCTCTGGCACCGGCTCGGGCATCCCCAAGTCGAACTTCTACCCGAGCCCCGACCGCGAGTCCGCCGACGTCGACCCGCACATCAGGCAGCCGGTCCGGTCGGAGTAG
- a CDS encoding N-acyl-D-amino-acid deacylase family protein, producing MTYDLLIRNGTIVDGLGGEPYVGDVAVNDGIITAVGAAAGPDSTAARTIDATGLLVTPGFVDLHTHYDGQAIWSDRLTPSSAHGVTTVVMGNCGVGFAPCRKTDHEVLVDVMAGVEDIPGVVMTDGLPWTWETFPEYMNALAARRLDIDVAAYLPHSPLRVYVMGQRGVDREPATAEDLAKMRALAKEAIEIGALGFASSRLTIHQTESGSPIPSYDAAREEIAEIAKGVVAGGGGLLQFVPDIPADGYQPVLQTVFDVAEEVGLPVTFTLVVANSGDPTWPDAIAMVEEANKRAGAGSFFTAQLLPRPIGLVIGLQLTGNPFVLYPSYREIAPLPLAQRVAEMRKPEVRARILADKPGVGHPILYVAQAWDWIFPLGDEPNYEPDPATSIAARARARGVSPMEEAYDRLLDDDGHAMLLVATSNLENNSLDTVGELLHREDVVLGLGDGGAHYGMICDASYPTFLLAHWTRDRASGRFSVAEAVRELTSVPARVAGLADRGRIAVGYKADLNVIDHAALRLHKPVISYDLPAGGRRLDQTAEGYVATVVSGEVIAECGVPTAARPGRLVRGRQSAPAPV from the coding sequence ATGACCTACGACCTCCTCATCCGTAATGGCACCATCGTCGATGGGCTGGGAGGTGAGCCGTACGTCGGCGACGTTGCGGTGAACGACGGCATCATCACGGCGGTGGGTGCAGCGGCCGGGCCAGATAGTACTGCCGCAAGAACGATCGATGCGACCGGGCTGCTGGTCACGCCCGGCTTTGTCGACCTGCACACCCACTACGACGGTCAGGCCATCTGGTCGGACCGGCTGACGCCGTCGTCCGCACACGGGGTGACCACGGTGGTGATGGGCAACTGCGGGGTCGGTTTCGCGCCGTGCCGCAAAACCGATCACGAGGTGCTCGTCGACGTGATGGCCGGAGTCGAGGACATCCCGGGTGTCGTCATGACCGACGGGCTGCCGTGGACCTGGGAAACCTTCCCCGAATACATGAATGCTTTGGCGGCGCGACGGCTCGATATTGATGTGGCCGCCTACCTCCCGCATTCCCCATTGCGCGTCTACGTGATGGGTCAACGCGGCGTCGACCGTGAGCCTGCCACCGCCGAGGATCTCGCGAAGATGCGGGCACTGGCCAAGGAGGCGATCGAGATTGGGGCGCTAGGCTTCGCGTCCTCGCGGCTGACAATTCACCAGACCGAGAGCGGTTCGCCGATCCCGAGCTACGACGCCGCCCGCGAGGAGATCGCAGAGATCGCCAAGGGTGTCGTAGCCGGGGGCGGCGGGCTGCTGCAATTCGTCCCCGACATTCCGGCCGACGGTTACCAGCCCGTGTTGCAGACGGTGTTCGACGTCGCCGAGGAGGTTGGGCTGCCGGTCACCTTCACCTTGGTTGTCGCTAATTCTGGCGACCCGACCTGGCCGGACGCCATCGCCATGGTCGAGGAGGCCAACAAAAGGGCGGGAGCCGGTTCCTTCTTCACCGCGCAGCTGCTGCCGCGTCCGATCGGGCTGGTCATCGGGCTGCAGCTGACCGGCAACCCGTTCGTGCTCTACCCGAGCTACCGCGAGATCGCACCGCTGCCGCTGGCTCAGCGGGTGGCCGAAATGCGCAAGCCGGAGGTCCGCGCGCGGATCCTCGCCGACAAGCCCGGCGTCGGTCATCCGATCCTGTACGTGGCCCAGGCCTGGGACTGGATCTTCCCGCTGGGTGACGAGCCCAACTATGAGCCCGACCCGGCGACCAGCATCGCGGCCCGGGCCCGGGCGCGCGGGGTGAGCCCGATGGAGGAGGCCTACGACCGGCTGCTCGACGACGACGGCCACGCCATGCTGCTGGTCGCGACCAGCAACCTGGAAAACAACTCGTTGGACACCGTCGGCGAGCTACTACACCGGGAGGACGTGGTGCTCGGCCTCGGCGACGGCGGCGCGCACTACGGAATGATCTGCGACGCCAGCTACCCGACGTTCCTGCTCGCGCATTGGACGCGCGACCGGGCATCCGGGCGGTTCTCGGTGGCCGAAGCCGTCCGCGAACTCACCTCGGTGCCGGCACGCGTCGCCGGCCTGGCCGACCGCGGGCGCATCGCCGTCGGCTACAAGGCCGACCTCAACGTCATCGACCACGCCGCACTGCGCCTGCACAAGCCGGTGATCAGCTACGACCTGCCCGCCGGCGGGCGTCGGCTGGATCAAACAGCCGAGGGCTACGTCGCGACCGTTGTCTCCGGCGAGGTGATTGCCGAGTGCGGTGTGCCGACCGCCGCGCGCCCCGGAAGGCTGGTCCGTGGCCGCCAGTCAGCCCCCGCCCCGGTCTAG
- a CDS encoding mycothiol transferase, with product MSGTDAAARELLRDAFTRLIEHVDELTDGLTDEVSNYRLTANANSIAWLLWHSARVQDLQVAHVAGVEEVWTRDGWVDRFRLDLPRHDTGYGHGPGDVPKVRVPADLLRGYYHAVHELTLEYVAGVTAEELVRVVDTSWDPPVTASARLVSIVDDCAQHLGQAAYIRGIAQ from the coding sequence ATGTCAGGCACCGATGCCGCGGCCCGGGAGTTGCTCCGCGATGCTTTCACCCGCTTGATCGAACATGTCGACGAACTCACCGACGGCCTGACCGACGAGGTGTCCAACTACCGGCTGACCGCGAACGCCAACAGCATTGCGTGGTTGCTCTGGCACAGTGCCCGGGTGCAGGACCTACAGGTGGCTCATGTGGCGGGCGTCGAAGAGGTGTGGACCCGGGACGGGTGGGTGGACCGCTTTCGGCTGGATCTGCCGAGGCACGACACCGGCTATGGGCACGGTCCCGGGGATGTGCCGAAGGTGCGCGTGCCGGCCGACCTGTTGCGCGGCTACTACCACGCGGTGCACGAACTCACCCTTGAATACGTCGCCGGCGTGACGGCAGAGGAGTTGGTCCGCGTCGTGGACACCAGCTGGGATCCGCCGGTGACCGCCAGCGCGCGCTTGGTAAGCATCGTCGATGACTGCGCCCAGCACCTCGGGCAGGCCGCCTACATACGGGGGATAGCCCAGTAG
- a CDS encoding anti-sigma factor, producing MTQPSDFELLELATPYALNAVSDDERADIDRRVAAAPGPVVAAFDEEVRAVRETMAVASAITTAEPPAHLRADILGRTEPAKLHTGRQSRWRTIVFASAAAIAIGLAAFGLGALVRPMATPTVAEQVLAAPDVRTVSRPLGTGTATVMFSRDRNAGVLVMNNVAPPSPGTVYQMWLLGAKGPKSAGTMGTAAVAPSTTATLANLGTSTALAFTVEPGTGSTQPTGTILAELPLG from the coding sequence ATGACCCAACCGTCCGATTTTGAGCTGCTCGAACTGGCTACGCCGTATGCCCTGAACGCCGTGTCCGACGACGAACGAGCCGACATCGACCGGCGGGTGGCCGCCGCGCCCGGGCCGGTCGTCGCGGCCTTCGACGAGGAAGTTCGAGCCGTCCGCGAGACGATGGCCGTCGCCTCGGCGATCACCACCGCGGAGCCGCCGGCACATCTGCGTGCCGACATACTGGGCCGGACCGAGCCGGCGAAACTCCACACTGGCCGTCAATCTCGTTGGCGTACGATCGTTTTCGCGTCCGCAGCGGCCATCGCGATTGGTCTGGCAGCATTCGGCTTGGGGGCACTGGTGCGTCCCATGGCGACACCGACGGTGGCCGAGCAAGTTCTGGCGGCACCCGACGTGCGGACGGTCTCTCGCCCACTGGGCACCGGCACGGCCACCGTGATGTTCTCCCGTGACCGCAACGCGGGTGTGCTGGTGATGAACAATGTGGCGCCGCCATCCCCGGGCACCGTGTATCAAATGTGGCTGCTGGGGGCCAAGGGGCCGAAGTCGGCGGGGACGATGGGTACCGCGGCGGTGGCCCCCTCAACGACCGCCACGTTGGCCAACCTCGGAACCTCGACGGCACTGGCATTCACCGTCGAACCTGGCACCGGATCGACACAGCCCACTGGCACCATCCTGGCCGAGCTGCCACTCGGGTGA
- a CDS encoding sigma-70 family RNA polymerase sigma factor, which produces MTRSSRLSSDLDALLRRVARGDTAAFAAFYDQTKTRVYGLVMRVLRDTGYSEETTQEIYLEVWRNASEFDSAKGSALAWLLTMAHRRAVDRVRSEQAGSQRELRYGAANVDPASDVVADLAIAGDERRRVAACLEALTDAQRQCIELAYYGGLTYVEVSQRLAANLSTIKSRMRDALRSLRNCLDVS; this is translated from the coding sequence ATGACCCGATCGTCACGGCTGAGCAGCGACCTGGACGCCCTGTTGCGCCGGGTCGCCCGGGGCGACACGGCCGCATTCGCCGCCTTCTACGACCAAACCAAGACCCGGGTGTATGGGCTGGTGATGCGGGTGCTGCGTGATACCGGCTACAGCGAAGAAACCACCCAGGAGATCTATCTCGAGGTGTGGCGGAACGCGTCGGAGTTTGACTCCGCGAAAGGTTCCGCATTGGCCTGGCTGCTCACCATGGCCCACCGGCGCGCCGTCGACCGGGTCCGCAGCGAGCAAGCCGGCAGCCAGCGGGAATTGCGCTACGGTGCGGCCAACGTCGATCCCGCGAGTGACGTTGTCGCCGACCTGGCGATCGCCGGCGACGAACGGCGGCGGGTAGCCGCGTGCCTGGAGGCGTTGACCGACGCGCAGCGCCAATGCATCGAACTCGCTTACTACGGCGGGCTGACGTATGTCGAGGTGTCGCAGCGGCTGGCCGCCAACTTGTCGACCATCAAATCCCGCATGCGCGACGCGCTCCGCAGCCTACGCAACTGCCTGGACGTGTCATGA
- a CDS encoding DUF1295 domain-containing protein: protein MVSSASALALAVVHSVAFAIGRRVGRYNVVDVAWGVGFVAVAVVAATLGGGDPIRRWLLLALVSIWGLRLSWHMYRKTAGKGEDPRYADLLRGATPAQALRKVFGLQGFLTLFISFPLQLSAVTGPTPKPLLPVGGLGLAVWLVGITFEAVGDRQLRVFKSEPANHGLIMDRGLWAWTRHPNYFGDACVWWGLWLITIDGWVPLATVGSPLLMTYLLVDVSGARLTERYMKDRPGFARYQRQTAYFVPRPPRSARRR, encoded by the coding sequence GTGGTATCCAGCGCTTCGGCTTTGGCTTTGGCCGTGGTGCATTCGGTCGCGTTCGCGATCGGCAGGAGGGTCGGCCGCTACAACGTCGTCGACGTGGCCTGGGGCGTGGGGTTCGTCGCGGTCGCCGTCGTCGCCGCGACGCTCGGGGGCGGCGACCCGATCCGCCGGTGGCTGTTATTGGCGTTGGTGTCGATCTGGGGTTTGCGGCTGAGCTGGCACATGTACCGCAAGACGGCCGGTAAGGGGGAGGATCCCCGCTACGCCGACCTGCTGCGCGGTGCCACGCCTGCGCAGGCGCTGCGCAAGGTGTTCGGATTGCAGGGCTTCCTCACGTTGTTCATCTCGTTCCCGCTGCAGCTGTCCGCGGTGACCGGGCCAACGCCGAAGCCACTTCTGCCGGTCGGGGGCCTGGGCTTGGCGGTGTGGCTTGTCGGTATCACCTTCGAAGCGGTTGGCGATCGGCAACTGCGGGTGTTCAAATCCGAACCGGCCAATCACGGGCTCATCATGGACCGCGGCCTGTGGGCCTGGACCCGCCACCCCAACTACTTCGGCGACGCCTGTGTCTGGTGGGGGTTGTGGCTGATCACGATCGACGGCTGGGTGCCGCTGGCCACGGTGGGGTCACCGCTGCTTATGACCTACCTGCTGGTGGATGTCAGCGGAGCCAGGCTGACCGAGAGATACATGAAGGATCGCCCCGGCTTCGCCAGGTATCAAAGGCAGACAGCCTATTTCGTGCCCCGGCCACCACGATCGGCGCGTCGGCGATGA
- a CDS encoding class I SAM-dependent methyltransferase: protein MTVETIQTPSAAVDSDRWPAVAKVPTGRVAAASATITNRLLRRAAARLPLRLVYPDGTAIGAANPSSPSLILHQPEALARRIGRHGLIGFGESYMAGEWSSTDLIRVLTVLAASVTDLVPRPLHWLRPIAPAFRPSRRGPSRDQARRNVAVHYDLSNDLFATFLDETMTYSCALFTDLPAGWPDLAAAQRRKIDRLLDMAGVQQGSRVLEIGTGWGELCIRAAARGAHIRSVTLSVEQQQLARQRVAAAGFSDQVQIDLCDYRDVDGRYDSIVSVEMIEAVGYRSWPRYFAALEQLVRPGGRVAIQAITMPHHRMLATRNTHTWIQKYIFPGGLLPSTQAIVDITERHTGLRTVDRASLRLHYAETLRLWRERLMQRRDELAHLGFDEVFERMWELYLAYSEAGFRSGYLDVYQWTFVREATL, encoded by the coding sequence ATGACCGTCGAAACCATCCAAACACCTTCGGCGGCAGTCGATTCGGACCGTTGGCCAGCCGTCGCCAAGGTGCCGACCGGCCGCGTCGCGGCGGCATCGGCGACCATCACCAATCGGCTGCTGCGGCGCGCGGCCGCTCGCTTGCCGCTGCGACTGGTCTACCCCGACGGAACGGCGATCGGCGCCGCCAATCCGAGCTCACCCAGCCTGATCCTCCACCAGCCGGAGGCGCTGGCGCGCCGCATCGGGCGCCACGGCCTGATCGGGTTCGGCGAGTCCTATATGGCCGGCGAATGGTCGTCGACCGACCTCATCCGGGTGCTGACGGTGCTCGCGGCGTCGGTGACCGACCTGGTGCCGCGCCCGCTGCACTGGCTGCGACCGATCGCGCCGGCGTTCCGACCGAGTCGACGAGGCCCCAGCCGAGATCAGGCCCGGCGCAATGTGGCCGTGCACTATGACTTGTCGAACGACCTGTTCGCGACGTTCCTCGACGAGACCATGACGTATTCGTGCGCGCTGTTCACCGACCTGCCGGCCGGCTGGCCGGATCTGGCCGCGGCCCAACGCCGCAAGATCGACCGGCTGCTCGACATGGCCGGGGTCCAGCAGGGCAGCCGCGTTCTTGAGATCGGCACCGGATGGGGCGAGCTGTGCATCCGCGCGGCCGCGCGCGGAGCCCACATCCGCTCGGTGACCTTGTCGGTCGAACAGCAGCAGCTGGCGCGGCAGCGGGTCGCCGCGGCCGGGTTTTCCGACCAGGTGCAGATCGACCTGTGCGACTACCGCGACGTCGACGGGCGCTATGACTCAATAGTGTCGGTCGAGATGATCGAGGCGGTGGGATACCGCTCGTGGCCAAGGTATTTCGCCGCGCTCGAGCAGCTGGTGCGCCCCGGCGGCCGGGTAGCGATCCAGGCGATCACCATGCCGCACCACCGGATGTTGGCCACCCGCAACACCCATACCTGGATCCAGAAGTACATCTTCCCCGGCGGCCTGCTACCGTCCACGCAGGCCATCGTCGATATCACCGAGCGGCACACCGGGCTGCGCACCGTCGACCGGGCCTCGCTGCGACTGCACTACGCCGAGACGCTGCGGCTCTGGCGGGAACGACTGATGCAGCGGCGAGATGAGTTGGCGCACTTGGGTTTCGACGAGGTGTTCGAACGAATGTGGGAGTTGTACCTGGCCTACTCGGAGGCGGGGTTCCGGTCGGGCTATCTGGACGTCTACCAGTGGACGTTTGTCCGCGAGGCCACCCTGTGA
- a CDS encoding DUF1365 domain-containing protein: MLTQAPKPAIYRTTITHLRQVPVHHSFEYRSYSWYVDVDELPQLPWWLRPFARFQADDHFANPSSGSPRGSLRDRLEAFFADHGIATPDGRITALLQARVFGYVFNPLSIFWCHDHDGQLRHVVAEVHNTYGGRHAYLLPPADLPVVTAKKFYVSPFNQVDGYYLIQAPRPDQELDVTVALHRAPRLAFPEFIATLRGQRRPATTRQVAIMQFISPLAPLVVAVRIRIQGIKLWLRRVPVVPR, encoded by the coding sequence GTGTTGACTCAAGCGCCGAAGCCGGCGATCTACCGCACCACGATCACCCATCTCAGACAGGTCCCGGTGCACCACTCGTTCGAGTACCGAAGCTACAGCTGGTATGTCGACGTCGACGAGCTCCCCCAGCTGCCGTGGTGGCTGAGACCGTTCGCGCGATTCCAGGCCGACGACCACTTCGCCAACCCGTCTTCGGGCTCGCCGCGTGGTTCGCTGCGGGACCGGCTGGAAGCCTTCTTCGCCGACCACGGCATCGCCACACCCGACGGCCGCATCACCGCGCTGCTACAGGCGCGCGTTTTCGGCTATGTCTTCAACCCGCTGAGCATCTTTTGGTGCCACGACCACGACGGCCAGCTGCGCCATGTCGTTGCCGAGGTGCACAACACCTACGGGGGACGCCACGCCTACCTGCTGCCGCCGGCGGACCTGCCCGTGGTGACGGCCAAGAAGTTCTATGTTTCGCCGTTCAACCAGGTCGACGGCTACTACCTGATCCAGGCACCACGGCCCGACCAGGAGCTCGACGTCACGGTGGCGCTACACCGAGCTCCCCGGCTGGCGTTTCCGGAATTCATAGCCACCCTGCGCGGACAGCGGCGACCGGCAACGACGAGACAGGTCGCGATCATGCAATTCATTTCGCCGCTGGCGCCGTTGGTGGTGGCCGTGCGCATCAGGATACAGGGGATCAAATTGTGGTTGCGTCGAGTTCCGGTGGTGCCGCGATGA